A single window of Corythoichthys intestinalis isolate RoL2023-P3 chromosome 21, ASM3026506v1, whole genome shotgun sequence DNA harbors:
- the wdr24 gene encoding GATOR2 complex protein WDR24: MEKMSRVTTALGSTGVSGRTMFCHLDAPANAISVCRDATQVVVAGRNIFKIYALEDEQFTEKMNLRVGRKPSLNLSCADVMWHQMDENLLATAATNGAVVTWNLGKPSRNKQDQLFTEHKRTVNKVCFHPTEVYMLLSGSQDGFMKCFDLRKKESISTFSGQSESVRDVQFSMKDYFTFAASFENGNVQLWDIRRPDRYERMFTAHTGPVFCCDWHPDDRGWLATGGRDKMVKVWDMTTNRAKEIYCVQTIASVARVKWRPERKFHLATCSMMVDHNIYVWDVRRPFIPFATFEEHKDVTTGIVWRHQHDPHFLLSGSKDSTMYQHMFKDATRPVDKANPEGLCFGLFGDLAFAAKESLISSDANRKSYPGGDRRYPIFFFKRPDPTEQFAHVSSALSVFETDLDSNRMDWFVKTAQLYLLGGKPFAELCDHNAEVARQLKRPQVSTTWTMLRIMFSDPANITTPGKLGTLPLMNSFSMKELVNESRLERNKGDGRQDNIHLEPENISNNNEENEETEGSEGQAEYMFGDAELDDDDLYSVEHDNQTAEEQECTLPQEAFQLRHDILDNPSAPEHLQQDKADSPHVSGNEAEPVCLTPIESFSLISISQPLFTPDLPASFFCPIVREMLGYYAEKGDVQMAVSVLVVLGERIRKEIDDLTQEHWYMSYIDLLQRFELWNVSNEVIKLSTCGAITCLNQTSTTLHINCSNCKRPMNNRGWICDRCRQCASVCAVCHHVVKGLFVWCQGCSHGGHLEHIINWLKSSPHCPAGCGHLCEYT, encoded by the exons ATGGAGAAAATGTCCCGGGTCACCACAGCCCTGGGCAGCACCGGCGTCAGCGGCCGGACCATGTTCTGCCACCTTGACGCGCCGGCCAACGCCATCAGCGTGTGCCGCGACGCCACGCAGGTGGTGGTAGCCGGCCGCAACATCTTCAAAATCTACGCGCTGGAGGATGAACAGTTCACCGAGAAGATGAACCTGCGCGTGGGACGCAAGCCGTCACTCAACCTCAGCTGCGCCGACGTCATGTGGCACCAGATGGACGAGAACCTGCTGGCCACTGCCGCCACCAACGGCGCAGTGGTGACGTGGAACCTTGGCAAGCCGTCGCGCAACAAGCAGGATCAGCTGTTCACCGAGCACAAGCGCACGGTCAACAAGGTGTGCTTCCATCCCACCGAGGTGTACATGCTGCTGAGCGGATCGCAGGACGGCTTCATGAAGTGCTTCGACCTCCGCAAGAAGGAGTCCATCAGCACTTTCTCAG GTCAGTCAGAGAGTGTACGAGATGTCCAGTTCAGCATGAAGGATTATTTCACCTTTGCCGCTTCCTTCGAGAACGGAAACGTCCAGCTTTGGGACATCAGGCGCCCTGACCGCTATGAGCGAATGTTCACCGCTCACACAGGCCCTGTTTTTTGTTGCGACTGGCACCCGGACGACAG GGGCTGGTTAGCTACAGGCGGGCGGGATAAAATGGTAAAAGTCTGGGACATGACTACAAACCGCGCCAAAGAGATTTACTGCGTCCAAACCATCGCCTCGGTGGCGCGCGTCAAGTGGCGCCCGGAGAGGAAGTTCCATTTGGCTACATGCTCCATGATGGTGGACCACAACATCTACGTGTGGGACGTGCGCCGGCCGTTCATCCCCTTCGCCACCTTCGAGGAGCACAAGGACGTGACCACGGGTATCGTGTGGCGACACCAGCATGACCCTCACTTCCTGCTGTCTGGCTCCAAGGACAGCACAATGTACCAGCACATGTTCAAGGACGCTACGCGACCGGTTGACAAAGCAAACCCGGAGGGACTGTGCTTCGGCCTGTTTGGCGACTTGGCCTTCGCAGCTAAGGAGAGTCTGATTAGCAGCGACGCCAACAGGAAGTCCTACCCCGGCGGCGACCGCCGCTACCCTATCTTTTTCTTCAAAAGGCCCGACCCGACGGAACAATTCGCTCACGTGTCCAGCGCCCTCAGCGTCTTCGAGACTGACTTGGACAGCAATCGCATGGACTGGTTCGTCAAGACTGCGCAACTCTATCTCCTCGGCGGGAAGCCTTTCGCCGAACTGTGCGACCACAACGCCGAGGTGGCTCGGCAGCTCAAAAGACCACAG GTTTCCACAACATGGACCATGTTGAGAATCATGTTCTCGGACCCGGCAAACATCACAACTCCCGGCAAACTCGGCACACTACCTCTCATGAACAG CTTCAGTATGAAGGAGCTGGTCAACGAAAGCAGACTGGAACGCAACAAAGGTGACGGCAGACAGGACAACATCCACTTGGAACCAGAAAACATCAGCAATAATAACGAAG AAAACGAGGAGACTGAGGGAAGTGAAGGCCAAGCAGAGTACATGTTCGGGGACGCCGAGCTGGATGATGACGATCTTTATTCGGTGGAACATGACAACCAGACGG CAGAGGAGCAGGAGTGCACGCTCCCTCAGGAAGCTTTCCAGCTACGTCACGACATCCTGGACAATCCGTCGGCGCCGGAACACTTGCAACAGGACAAGGCCGATTCGCCGCACGTCAGCGGCAACGAGGCCGAGCCGGTGTGCCTGACGCCCATAGAGTCCTTCTCACTCATCTCCATCTCGCAGCCGCTCTTCACGCCCGATCTGCCCGCCAGCTTCTTTTGCCCCATCGTGCGCGAAATGCTAGGCTACTACGCCGAGAAGGGCGACGTGCAGATGGCAGTCTCCGTGCTCGTCGTATTGGGCGAGCGCATACGAAAAGAGATTGACGACCTCACGCAG GAGCACTGGTACATGTCCTACATCGACCTCCTCCAGCGCTTCGAGCTGTGGAACGTCTCCAACGAAGTGATCAAACTAAGCACGTGCGGCGCCATCACCTGCCTGAATCAGACCTCCACCACGCTGCACATCAACTGCAGCAACTGCAAACGGCCCATGAACAACAGAGGCTGGATTTGCGACCGCTGCCGCCAGTGCGCCAGCGTCTGCGCCGTCTGCCACCACGTGGTCAAGGGGCTCTTCGTGTGGTGCCAGGGATGCAGTCACGGCGGGCACCTGGAGCACATCATAAACTGGCTAAAGAGCAGCCCGCACTGCCCTGCCGGTTGCGGACATCTTTGTGAGTACACGTAA